In the Leptospira bourretii genome, one interval contains:
- the hsdR gene encoding EcoAI/FtnUII family type I restriction enzme subunit R produces the protein MNKKSLSERDICSKFINPALEASGWDLHWQVREEFPITNGRIIVRGKLHTRAKNKRADYVLFYKSNIPIAVIEAKDNKHSVADGMQQALQYADLLQVPFVFSSNGDSFLFHNKLASEGNLETELGLNEFPSPESLWKMWKEAQGLDLTQEELVIQDYHSDGSNKSPRYYQILAINKTIEAIAKGKRRLLLVMATGTGKTYTAFQIIWRLWKSKAKKRILFLADRNILVDQTMTNDFKPFGSAMTKIQKRQANKSYEIYLSLYQAVTGTEEEQNIYKQFSPDFFDLIVVDECHRGSAAEDSNWRAILEYFSSATQIGLTATPKETKDVSNIHYFGEPVYTYSLRQGIEDGFLAPYKVIRIDLDKDLSGWRPEKGMRDKYGNEIEDKVYKQGDFDKKVILDKRTELVASKVSEFLKQNDRFQKTIVFCENIDHAERMRQALVNENSDLASQNSKYVMRITGDSEEGKEELDNFIFPESKYPVIATTSKLMTTGVDAQTCKLIVLDQTIQSMTEFKQIIGRGTRINEDFDKYYFTIMDFKRATELFADPDFDGDPVQIYEPKEGEPVTPPESLDVEMDTDVGSSNGATGFGENESEFDPSLHPNGSEFQEGDLPRNRVLKYYVDSVEVRVASERVQYFDANGKLVTESLKDYTRKTVTKEFSTLDEFRKHWNATERKQAILEELANQGVFLEALAEDVGKDVDPFDLICHVVWDKRPFTRRERADRVKKTNYFEKYGEAARKVLDALLEKYADSGVVQIEETQILTINPFPEFGTPMEIIQNFGGIEKYNEAITSLENALYLETA, from the coding sequence ATGAATAAAAAAAGCCTCTCGGAGCGTGATATATGCTCTAAATTTATCAATCCTGCATTAGAAGCATCTGGTTGGGATTTGCATTGGCAAGTGAGAGAGGAATTCCCCATTACAAACGGACGTATCATTGTTCGTGGGAAGCTGCATACGAGAGCAAAGAATAAACGTGCAGACTATGTTTTATTTTATAAATCCAATATTCCGATTGCAGTGATTGAAGCAAAAGACAATAAACATTCCGTTGCTGATGGAATGCAACAGGCGCTTCAGTATGCAGATTTGTTACAAGTTCCATTTGTTTTTAGTTCTAACGGAGATTCTTTTTTATTTCATAACAAACTTGCGAGTGAGGGAAACCTTGAAACTGAATTAGGATTGAATGAGTTTCCAAGTCCAGAATCACTTTGGAAAATGTGGAAAGAGGCGCAAGGTCTTGACTTAACACAGGAAGAACTTGTCATACAAGATTATCATAGTGATGGATCGAATAAATCGCCAAGATATTACCAAATATTAGCGATTAATAAAACGATTGAAGCAATTGCTAAGGGAAAAAGGCGCCTTCTCCTTGTTATGGCAACAGGTACTGGGAAAACATACACAGCATTCCAAATCATTTGGAGGTTATGGAAATCCAAGGCAAAAAAACGAATCTTGTTTTTGGCTGATCGAAACATTTTAGTTGATCAAACAATGACCAACGATTTTAAGCCATTTGGATCTGCAATGACTAAAATCCAGAAGAGGCAAGCGAACAAATCGTACGAAATTTATCTTTCTTTGTATCAAGCAGTTACGGGTACAGAAGAAGAACAAAATATTTATAAACAATTTTCGCCAGATTTTTTTGATTTGATCGTGGTAGATGAATGCCATAGAGGAAGTGCAGCGGAAGATTCCAATTGGCGTGCTATTTTGGAATACTTTTCTTCGGCAACACAGATTGGTTTAACCGCAACACCTAAAGAAACTAAAGATGTTTCTAATATCCATTATTTTGGGGAACCTGTGTATACGTATTCGCTACGACAAGGGATAGAAGATGGGTTTCTTGCTCCTTACAAAGTGATTCGCATTGACTTAGATAAGGATTTGTCTGGCTGGAGACCTGAAAAGGGAATGCGAGATAAGTATGGAAATGAAATTGAAGATAAAGTTTATAAACAAGGTGATTTTGATAAAAAAGTTATCTTAGATAAAAGAACTGAGCTTGTTGCTTCGAAAGTGAGTGAATTCTTAAAGCAGAACGATCGTTTTCAAAAGACAATTGTATTCTGTGAAAATATAGATCATGCGGAAAGGATGAGACAAGCGCTGGTTAATGAAAACAGTGATTTGGCTAGTCAAAATAGTAAGTATGTGATGAGGATTACTGGAGATAGCGAAGAAGGCAAAGAAGAGCTGGATAATTTTATTTTCCCGGAATCGAAATACCCAGTGATTGCAACCACATCTAAACTCATGACTACCGGTGTGGATGCTCAGACCTGTAAGTTGATAGTTCTAGATCAAACCATCCAATCGATGACGGAATTCAAACAAATCATTGGTCGTGGAACACGCATTAACGAAGATTTTGATAAGTACTATTTCACAATTATGGATTTTAAACGTGCAACGGAGTTATTTGCAGATCCCGATTTTGATGGAGACCCCGTGCAGATTTATGAACCAAAAGAGGGGGAGCCCGTGACGCCTCCCGAATCTTTGGATGTGGAAATGGATACAGATGTTGGTTCATCCAATGGGGCTACTGGATTCGGCGAAAATGAATCTGAATTTGATCCTTCTTTACATCCCAATGGCAGTGAATTTCAGGAAGGCGATTTGCCTCGAAATCGAGTATTGAAATACTATGTGGATAGTGTAGAAGTCCGTGTTGCCTCGGAGCGGGTGCAATATTTTGATGCCAATGGAAAACTGGTGACTGAGTCTTTAAAAGATTATACGAGAAAGACTGTAACCAAAGAATTTTCCACTCTTGATGAGTTCCGAAAGCATTGGAATGCAACAGAAAGAAAACAAGCAATCTTAGAAGAACTAGCAAACCAAGGAGTGTTTTTAGAAGCTCTTGCGGAAGATGTTGGAAAGGATGTGGATCCATTTGATTTGATCTGTCACGTTGTCTGGGACAAACGTCCTTTTACAAGACGAGAACGGGCCGACAGAGTTAAAAAAACAAATTACTTTGAGAAGTATGGGGAAGCAGCACGGAAGGTTTTGGATGCTCTTCTTGAGAAATATGCTGACTCAGGTGTGGTTCAAATTGAAGAAACACAAATCCTTACCATCAATCCTTTTCCTGAATTTGGAACACCTATGGAGATCATCCAAAATTTTGGTGGGATTGAAAAATACAACGAAGCCATTACAAGTTTGGAAAATGCACTGTACCTTGAGACTGCATAA
- a CDS encoding type II toxin-antitoxin system PemK/MazF family toxin — translation MIQPGKICLAELPQVDGRKKKRPILILSKLPSRDHWFVCGVSRKTYDLVFGFDEIISSEMEFFDRTGLKTSSSIKLGFVSYLEEARIEGIMGELPKEVYDLLMKRFLDHLSNNLNR, via the coding sequence ATGATCCAACCCGGTAAAATTTGTTTGGCGGAACTTCCACAAGTGGATGGAAGGAAGAAAAAAAGGCCTATTTTAATTTTATCTAAATTACCAAGCCGAGACCATTGGTTTGTATGCGGTGTATCTCGGAAAACTTATGATTTGGTTTTTGGCTTTGATGAAATTATAAGTTCTGAGATGGAGTTCTTTGATAGGACAGGATTAAAGACATCTTCATCCATCAAATTGGGGTTTGTCTCTTACTTAGAAGAAGCTAGAATCGAAGGGATCATGGGAGAGTTGCCAAAAGAAGTATACGATTTGTTAATGAAAAGATTTTTGGATCATCTTTCCAATAATTTGAATAGATAG
- a CDS encoding DUF3892 domain-containing protein, translating into MPDKVHYWISAVRKDSYGRIQFLKVHENSEQTFNNPTSWPRNEVIRYIESRYTFYTMTKSSGKWESGAKVNVILVNGTKYLRTDSNSIEKDNLDNLPDF; encoded by the coding sequence ATGCCAGATAAAGTACACTATTGGATATCAGCCGTAAGAAAGGATTCTTACGGTAGGATACAATTTCTTAAGGTTCATGAAAACAGTGAACAAACATTTAACAATCCAACTTCGTGGCCAAGAAATGAAGTGATTAGATATATAGAAAGCAGATATACTTTCTATACGATGACAAAATCTTCAGGGAAATGGGAGAGCGGAGCAAAGGTAAATGTAATCCTTGTTAACGGAACAAAGTATCTTAGAACAGATAGTAATTCCATTGAAAAGGACAACTTGGATAATCTTCCCGATTTCTAA
- a CDS encoding AAA family ATPase has product MIKKIKSIRNLAVFHDFIWDKAVLDKEGNITEFNLNNIFYGRNYSGKTTLSRMFRAMETGLLSDKYQSPEFETTWSDGNSVHQNNLLSHGKKIRVFNEDFIRENLKFITNPAEQIQSFAILGDDNNKIEEEIRQLQAILGTNIPGEETGLFKELRQCQVEAEDANKKYLADKDALEKKLSLKATDKTIGIRNHPLLFGDQNYNIAKLKTEIEFVSKEDYQSFDEEKVKELKKTINQDSLETISLFSKIDFRLSELIQRAKLLLEKKILESGKIESLLKNAALNRWAKEGHALHKDNHHTCRFCENSISSERWIALNQHFDEASDLIENQLNEILNDIEVEIAEKTEVLGIDQNLFYVKFQEEFVRYQKDYKAEIKKYKDSLRNLSKQLEERKNDLLNEKVYQEVSDNTNELEKVFEKIEILRMQSNDYSVELNGEKKKAQDALRLNEINNYLITIEYAKNVKLISDLDRSKSEKSKLLQEKSDEVNQYLREIEEKKRLLNDEEKGADQVNEYLKNYFGHNFLSLRAIENEESGKHFRFEVIREGDRAHHLSEGECSLISFCYFMAKLHDTETEDSMPIIWIDDPISSLDGNHIFFIFSMINEELVVQKKYEQLFISTHNLEFLKYLKRLKGAEKRDKKEKKFNFYLIERSAKYSSILCMPNYLYQYVTEFNFLFEQIYHCSITSKVDDSNFGYFYNFGNNARKFLEIYLFYRFPGKEGELEKYKLFFGDSTIPAVLINRINNEYSHLSGVLERGALPIDVPEMNAAAKLILKRIEEVDSGQYESLLSSIGIN; this is encoded by the coding sequence GTGATTAAGAAAATTAAATCCATTCGGAATCTCGCCGTGTTCCATGATTTTATTTGGGACAAAGCCGTTTTAGACAAAGAAGGAAACATTACAGAATTTAATTTAAATAATATCTTCTATGGACGAAATTACTCAGGCAAAACGACGCTTTCTCGAATGTTTCGGGCAATGGAAACGGGTTTGCTTTCTGATAAGTATCAATCGCCTGAATTTGAAACCACTTGGAGTGATGGAAATTCAGTTCATCAAAACAACTTACTATCGCATGGAAAAAAAATACGCGTTTTTAACGAAGACTTCATAAGGGAAAATTTAAAATTTATTACCAATCCAGCGGAGCAAATACAATCATTTGCGATACTAGGAGATGATAACAATAAAATTGAAGAAGAAATTCGCCAACTACAGGCAATTTTAGGAACCAATATTCCAGGAGAAGAGACAGGACTTTTTAAAGAGCTAAGACAATGCCAAGTTGAAGCTGAAGATGCTAACAAAAAGTATTTGGCCGATAAAGATGCTTTGGAAAAGAAGCTAAGTTTAAAAGCTACTGATAAAACCATTGGAATCAGAAATCACCCACTATTGTTTGGTGATCAAAACTATAATATTGCCAAATTAAAAACAGAAATTGAATTTGTATCAAAGGAAGATTATCAATCCTTCGATGAAGAGAAAGTAAAAGAATTAAAAAAAACAATCAATCAAGATTCTCTTGAGACGATTTCTCTGTTCTCAAAGATTGATTTTCGACTTTCTGAATTGATTCAGAGAGCAAAACTTCTGTTAGAAAAGAAAATTCTAGAATCAGGAAAAATTGAATCCCTTTTAAAAAATGCTGCTTTGAATCGATGGGCAAAGGAAGGGCATGCACTTCATAAAGATAACCATCATACATGTAGGTTTTGTGAAAATAGCATTTCAAGTGAAAGATGGATAGCTTTAAACCAACACTTTGACGAGGCTTCTGATCTCATTGAAAACCAACTGAATGAAATATTGAATGATATTGAAGTTGAAATTGCGGAAAAAACAGAAGTACTTGGGATCGATCAAAATCTATTTTATGTGAAATTTCAGGAAGAATTTGTAAGATATCAAAAAGATTATAAAGCTGAAATTAAGAAATACAAAGACTCCCTTCGTAACTTATCAAAACAACTAGAAGAACGTAAAAATGATCTTTTAAATGAAAAAGTGTATCAAGAAGTTTCGGATAACACAAACGAACTTGAAAAGGTTTTTGAAAAAATCGAAATTCTTCGTATGCAATCAAATGATTATTCTGTTGAGCTAAATGGCGAAAAGAAAAAGGCTCAAGACGCTCTTCGATTGAATGAGATAAATAATTATTTAATTACTATTGAATATGCGAAAAATGTGAAGTTAATTTCAGATCTGGATAGAAGCAAAAGTGAAAAATCGAAGTTATTGCAGGAAAAATCCGATGAAGTTAATCAATATCTCCGTGAAATCGAAGAGAAAAAGCGCCTACTCAATGATGAGGAAAAAGGTGCAGACCAAGTTAATGAATACTTGAAAAACTATTTTGGTCATAATTTTCTATCACTTCGTGCTATTGAAAATGAAGAAAGTGGAAAACATTTTCGTTTCGAAGTAATTAGGGAAGGAGATAGAGCACACCATCTCAGCGAGGGTGAATGTAGTTTAATTTCTTTTTGTTATTTTATGGCAAAGTTGCATGATACGGAAACGGAAGATTCAATGCCAATCATTTGGATTGATGATCCAATTTCAAGTTTAGATGGAAATCATATATTCTTTATATTTTCTATGATCAATGAAGAGTTAGTAGTTCAAAAAAAATATGAGCAGCTTTTTATTTCAACGCACAATTTGGAATTTTTAAAATACTTGAAGCGACTGAAAGGAGCAGAAAAGAGAGATAAAAAGGAAAAGAAATTCAACTTTTATCTGATCGAAAGATCTGCAAAATATTCAAGTATTCTATGTATGCCAAATTATTTATATCAATACGTTACAGAGTTCAATTTTTTATTTGAACAGATCTACCACTGTTCAATAACTTCAAAGGTTGATGACTCGAATTTCGGATATTTTTATAATTTTGGAAATAATGCTAGGAAGTTTTTAGAAATTTATTTGTTTTATAGGTTCCCAGGTAAGGAAGGAGAATTAGAAAAATATAAATTATTTTTCGGTGATTCGACTATTCCTGCAGTTCTAATTAATCGAATCAATAATGAATATTCACATTTATCAGGTGTGTTGGAAAGAGGAGCACTTCCTATTGATGTTCCCGAGATGAATGCCGCCGCAAAATTAATACTTAAGAGAATTGAAGAGGTGGATTCAGGTCAATATGAGTCATTGTTATCGAGTATAGGAATTAACTAA
- a CDS encoding restriction endonuclease subunit S: protein MKISDFCHTGSGGTPSRSKIEYYENGSIPWFKSGELNESYLFESEEKITETALKESAANIVPKGSVLIAMYGATVGKTSILGIDATTNQAICHLVPDSKRCNNLFLQYFLRSQMNTLLSKRVGGAQPNINQNIVKNLEIDIPPLPEQIHIANVLSRAEAMITKRKESLALLDAYLKSTFLELFGDPVRNEKGWEVTSLINFGSFKNGLNYNSSESGFRVRTLGVGDFKSASKLTDIRTLSFLNLSTKPPEDYLLKDGDLIFVRSNGNRELVGRCLVIYPNNEEVTFSGFCIRYRPTTNSINSTYLAHLFRVTSFKTIMLQNGRGANISNINQKILEDLKIPFPPVPLQNQFAAVVEKVEALKERYQESLRELEALYGALSQRAFRGELGG, encoded by the coding sequence TTGAAAATTAGTGATTTCTGCCATACCGGAAGTGGAGGCACACCTTCAAGAAGTAAAATAGAATACTATGAAAATGGTTCTATTCCTTGGTTCAAATCAGGCGAGTTAAACGAATCATATTTATTTGAATCAGAAGAAAAAATAACAGAGACGGCATTAAAAGAAAGTGCAGCAAATATTGTTCCGAAAGGTTCAGTTTTAATCGCCATGTATGGAGCAACTGTCGGTAAAACTTCTATACTCGGAATTGATGCGACAACTAATCAAGCAATTTGTCATTTAGTTCCTGATTCTAAGAGGTGTAATAATCTATTTCTTCAATACTTTCTTCGTTCTCAAATGAACACCCTTTTGTCAAAGCGTGTTGGAGGAGCTCAACCGAATATTAATCAGAATATTGTAAAAAATTTAGAGATAGATATCCCTCCCCTGCCAGAACAAATCCATATAGCGAACGTTTTGTCTAGAGCTGAGGCAATGATCACCAAACGCAAAGAGAGTCTGGCGTTGTTAGATGCGTATTTGAAGAGTACGTTTTTGGAACTGTTTGGAGATCCGGTGCGGAATGAAAAGGGATGGGAGGTGACTTCACTAATAAACTTTGGTTCCTTTAAGAATGGTTTGAATTATAATAGTAGTGAATCTGGTTTTAGGGTTAGGACCTTAGGAGTTGGAGATTTCAAGAGTGCATCAAAACTAACTGATATTAGAACATTATCTTTTTTGAATTTATCAACTAAGCCTCCAGAAGATTATTTATTAAAAGACGGTGATTTAATTTTTGTTCGTTCGAATGGAAATAGGGAATTAGTTGGAAGATGTCTCGTAATTTATCCTAATAACGAAGAAGTTACTTTTAGTGGATTCTGTATAAGATATAGACCTACAACAAATTCAATAAACTCGACATACTTAGCACACCTATTTCGAGTTACATCATTTAAAACTATTATGTTGCAGAATGGCAGAGGTGCAAACATTTCAAATATTAATCAAAAAATATTAGAAGATTTAAAAATTCCGTTCCCTCCTGTTCCTCTCCAAAACCAATTTGCGGCGGTGGTGGAAAAGGTGGAGGCGTTGAAGGAAAGATACCAAGAGAGTTTGCGGGAATTGGAAGCGTTATATGGAGCCTTAAGCCAGAGGGCGTTTCGGGGGGAGTTGGGGGGGTGA
- a CDS encoding type I restriction-modification system subunit M: MVSFNNTLKSLIDKLWNNFWSGGISNPLTAIEQITYLIFMKRIDDLDAKRVRDAEFTGESYLSRFHGKYKVPGSSESINKSELRWSNFKHKPAEEMLLHVQTKVFPFLKELDGGSPFTKSMANAVFIMPKPSLLVEAIHIIEQIFDEIERDASVGGHAFQDIQGDVYEMLLSEIASAGKNGQFRTPRHIIKLMAELVQPKLGQRIADPACGTGGFLLGAYQYILTDLAKKSKSGKAADTTLVDEDGFERAAISSGLNEKTKAILESSFYGFDIDTTMVRLGLMNLMMHGIDQPHIDYKDTLSKSYNEDSQFDVVLANPPFTGNIDKGDINEGFTLPTTKTELLFVERIYRMLKIGGTAAVIVPQGVLFGSGKAFVEARKILVDKSELKAVITMPSGVFKPYAGVSTAILVFTKGGETENVWFYDMVADGYTLDDKRTKIENSDLIDIFTQFKTRDPKKPNDRKAKCFFVPKAEIVNEGYDLSMSKFKEDVFEEVSYEHPKVILEKLKGLEQEIGKGLEELTGMMR; this comes from the coding sequence ATGGTATCTTTTAATAACACTCTCAAATCACTCATCGACAAACTATGGAACAATTTTTGGAGTGGGGGGATTTCCAATCCACTCACCGCCATTGAACAAATTACCTATCTGATCTTTATGAAACGGATCGATGATCTTGACGCCAAACGCGTGCGAGATGCTGAATTTACGGGAGAATCCTATTTGTCCCGGTTTCATGGGAAGTATAAAGTTCCTGGAAGTAGTGAATCGATAAACAAATCCGAACTTCGTTGGAGTAACTTCAAACACAAACCCGCCGAAGAGATGTTACTCCATGTCCAAACGAAAGTGTTTCCTTTTTTGAAAGAACTGGATGGTGGGTCTCCCTTTACCAAATCCATGGCGAATGCTGTTTTTATTATGCCGAAACCATCGCTACTCGTCGAGGCAATTCACATCATCGAACAGATCTTTGACGAGATCGAACGGGATGCGAGTGTCGGCGGACATGCCTTCCAAGACATCCAGGGGGATGTGTATGAGATGCTTCTCAGTGAAATTGCCTCTGCTGGCAAAAATGGTCAATTTCGCACCCCAAGGCATATCATCAAACTGATGGCGGAACTCGTGCAACCGAAACTGGGCCAACGAATTGCCGACCCGGCTTGTGGGACGGGCGGGTTTTTACTCGGAGCCTACCAATACATTTTGACCGACCTTGCCAAAAAATCCAAAAGCGGAAAAGCAGCGGACACGACTCTCGTGGACGAAGACGGGTTTGAAAGAGCGGCGATTAGCTCGGGGCTAAATGAAAAAACAAAGGCGATTTTAGAATCAAGTTTTTACGGATTTGATATTGATACAACCATGGTGCGTCTCGGCCTCATGAACCTGATGATGCACGGCATTGACCAACCGCATATTGATTACAAAGACACACTCAGTAAATCCTATAATGAGGACAGTCAGTTTGATGTGGTGCTCGCCAATCCACCGTTTACCGGCAATATCGACAAAGGGGATATCAACGAAGGATTTACCCTTCCTACCACAAAAACCGAACTTTTGTTTGTGGAACGAATCTACAGGATGCTCAAGATCGGTGGGACTGCCGCTGTGATTGTGCCACAAGGGGTTCTTTTTGGCAGTGGCAAGGCATTTGTAGAAGCAAGGAAGATCCTAGTCGACAAGTCAGAACTCAAAGCTGTCATCACCATGCCAAGCGGGGTCTTCAAACCATACGCTGGGGTGAGCACTGCCATCCTTGTTTTTACCAAGGGAGGCGAAACGGAAAACGTATGGTTCTATGATATGGTCGCCGATGGTTATACCCTGGATGACAAACGAACCAAGATCGAAAACTCTGATCTCATCGACATCTTCACCCAATTCAAGACCCGAGACCCCAAAAAACCAAACGACCGCAAAGCGAAGTGTTTCTTTGTCCCTAAAGCGGAAATTGTCAATGAGGGTTATGACCTTTCCATGAGCAAATTCAAAGAGGATGTCTTTGAAGAAGTGAGCTATGAACACCCGAAGGTGATTTTAGAAAAACTAAAAGGACTGGAACAAGAAATTGGGAAGGGGCTGGAAGAGCTAACGGGTATGATGCGTTGA